One Panicum virgatum strain AP13 chromosome 9K, P.virgatum_v5, whole genome shotgun sequence genomic region harbors:
- the LOC120648005 gene encoding putative proline-rich receptor-like protein kinase PERK6, which yields MASAPRSSPPSSSNSKQSPPSSSNLSPPPSQQASTSPPKVQSSQSSSFPAAELPPPPPPPRKSGGSTSSKDGKKKSSSSSSSDNTAAVITGVVLGVVGFALLMAIVACVCCSRKKKKKHSQPMNMPFYTDEKGNVYYPNAGMPPVWKQYGSNGSIAPMPGWHPAGGGNPLSPPPGSMAAPLSGEMGGPYSSGPHGPALPPPSPNVALGFSKSAFSYEELAAATSGFSPANMLGQGGFGYVHKGVLAGSGKEVAVKQLKSGSGQGEREFQAEVEIISRVHHRHLVSLVGYCIAGSQRMLVYEFVPNNTLEHHLYAAGKVMDWPTRMKIALGSAKGLAYLHEDCHPRIIHRDIKAANILLDNNFEAMVADFGLAKLTTDTNTHVSTRVMGTFGYLAPEYASSGKLTDRSDVFSFGVMLLELLTGRRPIDTTNYMEDSLVDWARPLLAAALAGEAGFEELVDPRLGGEYSPTEVERLAACAAASTRHSAKRRPRMSQIVRALEGDASLDDLHQDGVKPGQSMLFSTGDGGGGSQNMSRFRQLAFDSGDYDDYSSDYSTDSSTARPPRRP from the exons ATGGCCTCTGCCCCACGGTCctcgccgccatcgtcgtccaACTCCAAGCAGTCACCACCGTCTTCTAGTAACTTGTCGCCGCCACCCTCACAACAAGCATCAACCTCACCGCCAAAGGTTCAATCGTCGCAATCATCCTCATTTCCGGCGGCGGAGTTaccacccccgccgccaccaccaagaAAAAGCGGTGGTTCTACTAGCTCCAAAGATGGAAAGAAGAAATCGTCGTCTTCGTCGTCCTCAGATAATACGGCCGCCGTGATCACCGGCGTGGTGCTCGGAGTGGTGGGTTTCGCCCTGTTGATGGCCATCGTGGCGTGCGTGTGCTGCtccaggaagaagaagaagaagcattcACAACCAATGAACATGCCCTTCTACACCGACGAGAAAG GCAATGTGTACTACCCGAACGCTGGCATGCCGCCCGTGTGGAAGCAGTATGGGAGCAACGGCAGCATCGCTCCTATGCCGGGATGgcaccccgccggcggcggtaaccctctgtcgccgccgccgggctcgaTGGCGGCGCCCCTGAGCGGCGAGATGGGCGGCCCCTACTCGTCCGGCCCCCACGGCCCCGCCCTCCCGCCGCCCTCCCCGAACGTGGCGCTGGGCTTCTCCAAGAGCGCCTTCTCGTAcgaggagctcgcggcggcgacgtcggggTTCTCCCCGGCGAACATGCTGGGGCAGGGCGGGTTCGGGTACGTGCACAAGGGCGTGCTCGCCGGCAGCGGCAAGGAGGTGGCGGTGAAGCAGCTCAAGTCCGGCAGCGGGCAGGGGGAGCGCGAGTTCCAGGCGGAGGTGGAGATCATCAGCCGCGTGCACCACCGGCACCTCGTCTCCCTCGTCGGCTACTGCATCGCCGGCAGCCAGCGCATGCTGGTCTACGAGTTCGTGCCCAACAACACGCTGGAGCACCACCTGTACGCCGCCGGCAAGGTCATGGACTGGCCCACCCGCATGAAGATCGCGCTCGGCTCCGCCAAGGGCCTCGCCTACCTCCACGAGGACTGCCACCCCCGGATCATCCACCGCGACATCAAGGCCGCCAACATCCTGCTCGACAACAACTTCGAGGCCATGGTGGCCGACTTCGGGCTCGCCAAGCTCACCACGGACACCAACACGCACGTGTCCACGCGCGTCATGGGCACCTTCGGCTACCTGGCGCCGGAGTACGCGTCCAGCGGCAAGCTCACGGACCGCTCCGACGTCTTCTCCTTCGGCGTCATGCTGCTGGAGCTGCTCACGGGGCGGCGGCCCATCGACACCACCAACTACATGGAGGACAGCCTCGTGGACTGGGCGCGCCCGCTGCTGGCCGCGGCGCTGGCGGGGGAGGCGGGGTTCGAGGAGCTCGTCGACCCGCGCCTCGGCGGCGAGTACTCGCCCACGGAGGTGGAGCGCCTGgcggcctgcgccgccgccagcacgcGCCACTCGGCCAAGCGGCGGCCCAGGATGAGCCAGATCGTGCGCGCGCTCGAGGGCGACGCGTCGCTGGACGACCTGCACCAGGACGGCGTCAAGCCGGGGCAGAGCATGCTCTTCtccaccggcgacggcggcggcggctcccagAACATGTCCCGGTTCCGGCAGCTGGCCTTCGACAGCGGCGACTACGACGACTACTCCTCGGACTACAGCACCGACTCCTCCACCGCCCGCCCGCCACGCAGGCCATAA
- the LOC120651470 gene encoding DNA (cytosine-5)-methyltransferase 3-like isoform X1 encodes MAPSSPSSAAPTRVSERKRAAKAEEVCQIQEDEEEALVASSAKRRRGASAGTKPKPPKAGRKKKAEAERTEPVEDDVCAEEPDEEEMAMGEQEAAEAEAEEQEAAAAPAGSPGKKRVAQPRKRGAVAAGDHEPEFVGEPVPAAEARTKWPKRYDRSAAAKRPEEDEELKARCHYRSAKVDNVVYSLDDDVYVKAGENEADYIGRITEFFEGTDHCQYFTCRWFFRPEDTVINSLVSIDVDGQKHDPRRVFLSEENNDNVLDCIISKVKIVPVDPNMDPKAKAQLIEHCDLYYDMSYSVAYSTFANIPSENGASGSETTSGISDDADLGMSSHMPGRTATLLDLYSGCGGMSTGLCLGAALAGLKLETRWAVDLNSFACQSLKYNHPQTEVRNEKADEFLALLREWAVLCDQYVNKDVCSDSTVPEDQEDDDSTLDKDEFVVEKLIGICYGGSGRKNGIYFKVQWEGYGPEEDTWEPIDNLSDCPLKIKEFVQEGYRRKILPLPGDVDVICGGPPCQGISGFNRFRNRNEPLKDEKNKQMVTFMDIVAYLKPKYVLMENVVDILKFADGYLGRYALSCLVAMNYQARLGMMVAGCYGLPQFRMRVFLWGALSSMVLPKYPLPTHDVVVRGGAPNAFSQSIVAYDETQRPSLKKALLLGDAISDLPQASPFASFIHCATCTCNLILFLQVENYQPHDVMEYSSSPKTEFQRYIRLGRKDMLDWSFGEEAGPDEGKLLDHQPLRLNNDDYERVQQIPVKKGANFRDLKGVKVGANNIVEWDPEIERVYLSSGKPLVPDYAMSFIKGRSLKPFGRLWWDETVPTVVTRAEPHNQAILHPTQARVLTVRENARLQGFPDYYRLFGPIKEKYIQVGNAVAVPVARALGYCLGQAFLGESEGSGPLYELPASFTSVASVAHARASSVSTPAGEVIEQ; translated from the exons ATGGCGCCGAGCTCCCCGTcgtccgccgcccccacgcgcgtCTCCGAGCGGAAGCGCGCCGCCAAGGCCGAGGAGGTCTGCCAGAtccaggaggacgaggaggaggccctgGTGGCGTCCTCagccaagcgccgccgcggggcgtcCGCCGGGACGAAGCCCAAGCCGCCCAAGGCGGGGCGGAAGAAGAAGGCGGaggccgagaggacggagccCGTGGAGGACGACGTGTGCGCCGAGGAGCCGGACGAGGAGGAGATGGCCATGggagagcaggaggcggcggaggccgaggccgaggagcaggaggcggccgcggcccccGCGGGGTCTCCGGGGAAGAAGAGGGTGGCGCAGCCCAGGAAGAGGGgcgccgtcgcggccggggACCACGAGCCGGAGTTCGTCGGCGagcccgtccccgccgccgaggCGCGTACCAAGTGGCCCAAGCGCTAcgaccgcagcgccgccgccaagag gccggaggaggacgaggagctcAAGGCCAGGTGTCACTACCGGAGCGCCAAGGTGGACAACGTCGTCTACAGCCTTGACGACGATGTCTACGTCAAG GCTGGAGAAAATGAGGCTGATTATATTGGCCGCATTACTGAATTTTTTGAGGGGACTGACCACTGTCAGTATTTTACTTGCCGTTGGTTCTTCCGTCCTGAGGATACG GTTATCAATTCCTTGGTGTCCATAGATGTTGATGGCCAAAAGCATGATCCCAGACGTGTTTTTCTTTCTGAGGAAAATAATGACAATGTGCTCGATTGCATCATCTCAAAAGTCAAGATAGTCCCTGTTGATCCAAAT ATGGATCCAAAAGCCAAGGCTCAACTTATAGAGCATTGTGACTTGTACTATGACATGTCTTACTCTGTTGCGTACTCTACATTTGCTAATATCCCATCAG AAAATGGGGCATCAGGCAGTGAAACTACTTCTGGTATTTCTGATGATGCGGATTTGGGGATGTCATCACATATGCCAGGGAGAACAGCAACCCTGCTTGATCTGTATTCTGGCTGTGGGGGCATGTCCACTGGGCTTTGCTTGGGTGCAGCACTTGCAGGCCTCAAACTTGAAACT CGATGGGCTGTTGATCTTAACAGCTTTGCATGCCAGAGTTTGAAGTACAATCATCCACAAACTGAG GTTCGGAATGAGAAAGCCGATGAGTTTCTTGCTCTCCTTAGGGAATGGGCAGTTCTTTGCGACCAGTATGTCAACAAAGATGTGTGTTCGGATTCAACAGTCCCAGAGGatcaagaagatgatgacagTACTCTTGATAAGGATGAATTTGTTGTAGAGAAGCTTATTGGGATATGTTATGGTGGCAGTGGCAGGAAAAATGGGATCTATTTTAAG GTCCAATGGGAAGGATACGGTCCTGAAGAGGATACATGGGAACCCATCGATAACCTCAG TGACTGCCCACTGAAAATTAAAGAATTTGTACAAGAAGGTTACAGGAGGAAAATTTTGCCATTGCCT GGTGATGTTGATGTCATTTGTGGAGGCCCACCATGCCAGGGGATCAGTGGGTTTAATCGATTCAGGAACCGAAATGAGCCCCTTAAAGATGAGAAAAATAAACAAATGGTTACTTTCATGGATATTGTGGCATACTTGAAACCCAAGTATGTTCTCATGGAAAATGTTGTGGACATACTCAAATTCGCTGATGGCTACCTAGGACGATATGCTTTAAGCTGCCTGGTCGCTATGAACTACCAAGCACGGCTTGGAATGATGGTGGCTGGCTGTTATGGTCTGCCACAATTCCGGATGCGTGTTTTCCTTTGGGGTGCTCTTTCTTCCATG GTGCTCCCAAAGTACCCTCTTCCTACACATGATGTTGTTGTGCGTGGAGGGGCTCCTAATGCTTTTTCT CAAAGCATTGTTGCATATGATGAAACTCAAAGGCCTTCCTTAAAAAAGGCCTTACTTCTTGGTGATGCTATTTCAGACTTACCGCAGGCAAGTCCTTTTGCAAGTTTCATACATTGTGCAACCTGTACAtgcaatctaattttgtttctgcAGGTAGAGAATTATCAGCCTCATGATGTAATGGAATATTCTTCTTCCCCCAAGACAGAATTCCAGCGCTATATTCGGCTTGGTCGTAAAG ACATGTTGGATTGGTCCTTTGGGGAGGAGGCTGGTCCAGATGAAGGCAAACTGTTGGATCACCAGCCCTTACGGCTGAATAATGATGATTATGAGCGTGTTCAGCAGATTCCTGTTAAGAAG GGAGCCAATTTCCGAGACCTCAAGGGTGTAAAGGTCGGAGCAAACAACATAGTTGAGTGGGATCCAGAAATCGAACGTGTGTACCTGTCGTCTGGGAAACCCCTG GTTCCAGATTATGCGATGTCATTCATCAAGGGGAGGTCACTTAA GCCATTTGGGCGCCTGTGGTGGGATGAGACAGTTCCTACCGTTGTGACCAGAGCAGAGCCTCATAACCAG GCTATATTGCATCCGACTCAGGCAAGAGTCCTTACAGTCCGGGAGAACGCAAGGTTGCAGGGCTTCCCTGATTACTACCGATTGTTTGGTCCGATCAAGGAAAA GTACATTCAAGTCGGCAATGCAGTGGCTGTCCCTGTTGCCCGGGCACTGGGCTACTGTCTGGGGCAAGCGTTCCTGGGTGAATCAGAGGGGAGCGGCCCACTGTATGAGCTGCCTGCAAGTTTCACCTCTGTGGCGAGTGTGGCTCATGCGAGGGCTTCCTCTGTTAGCACTCCTGCAGGGGAGGTGATTGAGCAGTAA
- the LOC120651470 gene encoding DNA (cytosine-5)-methyltransferase 3-like isoform X2, whose amino-acid sequence MAPSSPSSAAPTRVSERKRAAKAEEVCQIQEDEEEALVASSAKRRRGASAGTKPKPPKAGRKKKAEAERTEPVEDDVCAEEPDEEEMAMGEQEAAEAEAEEQEAAAAPAGSPGKKRVAQPRKRGAVAAGDHEPEFVGEPVPAAEARTKWPKRYDRSAAAKRPEEDEELKARCHYRSAKVDNVVYSLDDDVYVKAGENEADYIGRITEFFEGTDHCQYFTCRWFFRPEDTVINSLVSIDVDGQKHDPRRVFLSEENNDNVLDCIISKVKIVPVDPNMDPKAKAQLIEHCDLYYDMSYSVAYSTFANIPSENGASGSETTSGISDDADLGMSSHMPGRTATLLDLYSGCGGMSTGLCLGAALAGLKLETRWAVDLNSFACQSLKYNHPQTEVRNEKADEFLALLREWAVLCDQYVNKDVCSDSTVPEDQEDDDSTLDKDEFVVEKLIGICYGGSGRKNGIYFKVQWEGYGPEEDTWEPIDNLSDCPLKIKEFVQEGYRRKILPLPGDVDVICGGPPCQGISGFNRFRNRNEPLKDEKNKQMVTFMDIVAYLKPKYVLMENVVDILKFADGYLGRYALSCLVAMNYQARLGMMVAGCYGLPQFRMRVFLWGALSSMVLPKYPLPTHDVVVRGGAPNAFSQSIVAYDETQRPSLKKALLLGDAISDLPQVENYQPHDVMEYSSSPKTEFQRYIRLGRKDMLDWSFGEEAGPDEGKLLDHQPLRLNNDDYERVQQIPVKKGANFRDLKGVKVGANNIVEWDPEIERVYLSSGKPLVPDYAMSFIKGRSLKPFGRLWWDETVPTVVTRAEPHNQAILHPTQARVLTVRENARLQGFPDYYRLFGPIKEKYIQVGNAVAVPVARALGYCLGQAFLGESEGSGPLYELPASFTSVASVAHARASSVSTPAGEVIEQ is encoded by the exons ATGGCGCCGAGCTCCCCGTcgtccgccgcccccacgcgcgtCTCCGAGCGGAAGCGCGCCGCCAAGGCCGAGGAGGTCTGCCAGAtccaggaggacgaggaggaggccctgGTGGCGTCCTCagccaagcgccgccgcggggcgtcCGCCGGGACGAAGCCCAAGCCGCCCAAGGCGGGGCGGAAGAAGAAGGCGGaggccgagaggacggagccCGTGGAGGACGACGTGTGCGCCGAGGAGCCGGACGAGGAGGAGATGGCCATGggagagcaggaggcggcggaggccgaggccgaggagcaggaggcggccgcggcccccGCGGGGTCTCCGGGGAAGAAGAGGGTGGCGCAGCCCAGGAAGAGGGgcgccgtcgcggccggggACCACGAGCCGGAGTTCGTCGGCGagcccgtccccgccgccgaggCGCGTACCAAGTGGCCCAAGCGCTAcgaccgcagcgccgccgccaagag gccggaggaggacgaggagctcAAGGCCAGGTGTCACTACCGGAGCGCCAAGGTGGACAACGTCGTCTACAGCCTTGACGACGATGTCTACGTCAAG GCTGGAGAAAATGAGGCTGATTATATTGGCCGCATTACTGAATTTTTTGAGGGGACTGACCACTGTCAGTATTTTACTTGCCGTTGGTTCTTCCGTCCTGAGGATACG GTTATCAATTCCTTGGTGTCCATAGATGTTGATGGCCAAAAGCATGATCCCAGACGTGTTTTTCTTTCTGAGGAAAATAATGACAATGTGCTCGATTGCATCATCTCAAAAGTCAAGATAGTCCCTGTTGATCCAAAT ATGGATCCAAAAGCCAAGGCTCAACTTATAGAGCATTGTGACTTGTACTATGACATGTCTTACTCTGTTGCGTACTCTACATTTGCTAATATCCCATCAG AAAATGGGGCATCAGGCAGTGAAACTACTTCTGGTATTTCTGATGATGCGGATTTGGGGATGTCATCACATATGCCAGGGAGAACAGCAACCCTGCTTGATCTGTATTCTGGCTGTGGGGGCATGTCCACTGGGCTTTGCTTGGGTGCAGCACTTGCAGGCCTCAAACTTGAAACT CGATGGGCTGTTGATCTTAACAGCTTTGCATGCCAGAGTTTGAAGTACAATCATCCACAAACTGAG GTTCGGAATGAGAAAGCCGATGAGTTTCTTGCTCTCCTTAGGGAATGGGCAGTTCTTTGCGACCAGTATGTCAACAAAGATGTGTGTTCGGATTCAACAGTCCCAGAGGatcaagaagatgatgacagTACTCTTGATAAGGATGAATTTGTTGTAGAGAAGCTTATTGGGATATGTTATGGTGGCAGTGGCAGGAAAAATGGGATCTATTTTAAG GTCCAATGGGAAGGATACGGTCCTGAAGAGGATACATGGGAACCCATCGATAACCTCAG TGACTGCCCACTGAAAATTAAAGAATTTGTACAAGAAGGTTACAGGAGGAAAATTTTGCCATTGCCT GGTGATGTTGATGTCATTTGTGGAGGCCCACCATGCCAGGGGATCAGTGGGTTTAATCGATTCAGGAACCGAAATGAGCCCCTTAAAGATGAGAAAAATAAACAAATGGTTACTTTCATGGATATTGTGGCATACTTGAAACCCAAGTATGTTCTCATGGAAAATGTTGTGGACATACTCAAATTCGCTGATGGCTACCTAGGACGATATGCTTTAAGCTGCCTGGTCGCTATGAACTACCAAGCACGGCTTGGAATGATGGTGGCTGGCTGTTATGGTCTGCCACAATTCCGGATGCGTGTTTTCCTTTGGGGTGCTCTTTCTTCCATG GTGCTCCCAAAGTACCCTCTTCCTACACATGATGTTGTTGTGCGTGGAGGGGCTCCTAATGCTTTTTCT CAAAGCATTGTTGCATATGATGAAACTCAAAGGCCTTCCTTAAAAAAGGCCTTACTTCTTGGTGATGCTATTTCAGACTTACCGCAG GTAGAGAATTATCAGCCTCATGATGTAATGGAATATTCTTCTTCCCCCAAGACAGAATTCCAGCGCTATATTCGGCTTGGTCGTAAAG ACATGTTGGATTGGTCCTTTGGGGAGGAGGCTGGTCCAGATGAAGGCAAACTGTTGGATCACCAGCCCTTACGGCTGAATAATGATGATTATGAGCGTGTTCAGCAGATTCCTGTTAAGAAG GGAGCCAATTTCCGAGACCTCAAGGGTGTAAAGGTCGGAGCAAACAACATAGTTGAGTGGGATCCAGAAATCGAACGTGTGTACCTGTCGTCTGGGAAACCCCTG GTTCCAGATTATGCGATGTCATTCATCAAGGGGAGGTCACTTAA GCCATTTGGGCGCCTGTGGTGGGATGAGACAGTTCCTACCGTTGTGACCAGAGCAGAGCCTCATAACCAG GCTATATTGCATCCGACTCAGGCAAGAGTCCTTACAGTCCGGGAGAACGCAAGGTTGCAGGGCTTCCCTGATTACTACCGATTGTTTGGTCCGATCAAGGAAAA GTACATTCAAGTCGGCAATGCAGTGGCTGTCCCTGTTGCCCGGGCACTGGGCTACTGTCTGGGGCAAGCGTTCCTGGGTGAATCAGAGGGGAGCGGCCCACTGTATGAGCTGCCTGCAAGTTTCACCTCTGTGGCGAGTGTGGCTCATGCGAGGGCTTCCTCTGTTAGCACTCCTGCAGGGGAGGTGATTGAGCAGTAA